The nucleotide sequence GGTATTACGGCGCAAATCGATGCCCTATACGACCCGAGCAACCAAAAAATAAAAAGCTAAAAAAACACAGCAAGGATAAATTATCGCTATCGTGGCTATTTATAATATCTTAGGTTCAATGACGGGGACATCCGCCGATGGTATCGACCTTGGCATTATTACCACCGATGGTGAAAAAATTATAAAGTTCGGCGCGCAAGGTTTTTTTGCCTATGATGCAAATGTTCGCGACAACATAAAATCATGGTTCGGGCGCGATGACATCGACCCGATTTTTTCTGAACCGGCGGCGGTTATCACCAACCTGCATCGCGTCGCCATCGACCAGTTCTTGGCCGACCATCGGTTATCACCGCAGGCTATAGACGCGATTGGTTTTCATGGCCAAACCATTTACCACGCGCCGCAAAAAAAAATGACATGTCAATTGGGTGATGGCAAGGCCTTGGCCGAAACATTTAACACCCCGGTGGTATGGCAATTTCGCCAGCGCGATGTGATGATGGGCGGCCAGGGCGCGCCGTTGATGCCGTTGATGCACCAGGCGGTGGCGGATTTTTTTAACCTGCCCCGGCCGGTGGTTTTTTTAAATATCGGCGGGGTGGCCAATATCACGCTGGTTGCGCAAGATGATATTTCCGCCGGCGATCTCGGCCATGATAATTTCCAAAATAATTTATGGGCCGCCGACGTCGGCCCAGGCAACGCGCTGATTGACGATTACGCAAAAAAATATATGAAAAAAGAAAGGGATAAAGATGGCGCAATGGCATCGCAGGGTAAGGCCGATGAAGCCTTGGTGGCGCGCTGGATGGCAGATGGTTTTTTTAACCGTGCCATGCCAAAATCGCTCGACCGCGATTATTTTGCAAAAATGGTGTGGCGCGATATCCCCAGCAAACCAGCCAATAATGCAATCAACAACGATTTGGCGACCTTAAGTTTTTTTACGGCGCGCGCCATTATTCATGCGGTTGATAACTTGCCCGCCGCGCCAAAAATAATATTGGTGGCCGGCGGCGGGCGGCACAACCAAACTATTATGAATTATTTACAGGCCGGCCTTAA is from Hydrotalea sp. and encodes:
- a CDS encoding anhydro-N-acetylmuramic acid kinase encodes the protein MAIYNILGSMTGTSADGIDLGIITTDGEKIIKFGAQGFFAYDANVRDNIKSWFGRDDIDPIFSEPAAVITNLHRVAIDQFLADHRLSPQAIDAIGFHGQTIYHAPQKKMTCQLGDGKALAETFNTPVVWQFRQRDVMMGGQGAPLMPLMHQAVADFFNLPRPVVFLNIGGVANITLVAQDDISAGDLGHDNFQNNLWAADVGPGNALIDDYAKKYMKKERDKDGAMASQGKADEALVARWMADGFFNRAMPKSLDRDYFAKMVWRDIPSKPANNAINNDLATLSFFTARAIIHAVDNLPAAPKIILVAGGGRHNQTIMNYLQAGLKKNTALKSLDAVTDKIIADNLEAYGFGFLAARVLRGLPLTLRTTTGVIAPTPGGVVSRPK